The proteins below come from a single Arthrobacter sp. B1I2 genomic window:
- a CDS encoding alpha/beta fold hydrolase, with protein MAKPALKAALLSPQRPLGDHPLLVAGPSLGTSSILWNRAASLLGNDYDVVAWDLPGHGVSPAATEAFDVAALADAVVDLVDSIAPGEAFHYAGVSLGGAIGLQLGIKHGERLKSLSVQNSGAKIGTPEGWLERAETVRTQGTPVMIQGSAQRWFAPGFMEREPELSSRLLHALRDADRYSYAFCCEALAAFDVRNELGGISVPTQVIAGALDGVATPAMAEEVAAGITAGGGTATAVTLEGVAHLAPAEAPAHVADLMRSLVAWAESQRAAK; from the coding sequence GTGGCTAAACCGGCCCTGAAGGCAGCGCTGCTGTCCCCCCAGCGACCCCTGGGCGACCACCCCCTGCTGGTGGCGGGCCCGTCCCTGGGCACCTCGTCCATCCTGTGGAACAGGGCCGCGTCCCTGCTCGGCAATGATTACGACGTAGTGGCCTGGGACCTGCCCGGCCACGGCGTCTCGCCGGCCGCCACCGAAGCCTTCGACGTCGCGGCGCTCGCTGACGCCGTCGTGGACCTTGTTGATTCCATCGCCCCGGGTGAGGCGTTCCACTATGCCGGTGTTTCGCTGGGTGGTGCCATCGGCCTGCAGCTGGGCATCAAGCATGGGGAGCGGCTGAAGAGCCTCTCCGTGCAGAACAGCGGTGCGAAGATCGGCACCCCGGAGGGCTGGCTGGAGCGCGCCGAAACCGTGCGCACCCAAGGCACGCCAGTAATGATCCAGGGGTCCGCGCAGCGCTGGTTCGCGCCGGGCTTCATGGAGCGGGAACCCGAGCTCAGCAGCCGGCTGCTGCACGCCCTGCGCGACGCCGACCGCTACAGCTACGCCTTCTGCTGCGAGGCCCTGGCCGCATTTGACGTCCGCAACGAACTCGGCGGCATCAGTGTCCCCACGCAGGTCATCGCCGGCGCGCTGGACGGCGTCGCCACCCCTGCAATGGCAGAAGAAGTGGCAGCCGGCATCACCGCCGGGGGCGGCACCGCCACGGCCGTGACGCTCGAAGGCGTCGCCCACCTGGCACCCGCAGAGGCACCCGCGCATGT